One window from the genome of Glycine soja cultivar W05 chromosome 12, ASM419377v2, whole genome shotgun sequence encodes:
- the LOC114378986 gene encoding alpha carbonic anhydrase 7-like has protein sequence MEKLATLVLICCLFTALLFLSLPVMSQEVEDESDFSHDEKSENGPSRWGDIHPKWSLCNNGSMQSPIDLLNERVQIGSHLGRLQMNYQPSNATIKNRGHDIKLEWVAGSGYLQTNETKYVLKQCHWHSPSEHTIDMAKELHMLHETSSGQSAVIGILYKIGRPDSFLSSLTDHLRAISDTTGEERVVGVVDPRQIKIFYKQYYRYIGSLTIPPCTENVSWTIIQSVSKEQVRLLRVAVHDESDTNARPLQLINNR, from the exons atggaGAAGCTTGCTACCTTGGTTTTGATTTGCTGTTTATTTACGGCACTTCTATTCCTCTCTTTACCAGTGATGTCTCAAGAAGTTG AAGATGAGAGCGATTTTAGTCACGACGAAAAGAGCGAGAATGGACCATCTCGTTGGGGAGACATACACCCCAAATGGAGTTTGTGCAACAATGGATCCATGCAGTCGCCTATTGATCTATTGAATGAGAGGGTTCAAATAGGATCCCATCTAGGGAGGCTTCAGATGAACTACCAACCCTCTAATGCCACTATCAAGAATAGGGGCCATGATATTAAG CTAGAATGGGTTGCTGGCTCAGGCTATCTTCAAACTAATGAAACTAAGTACGTACTCAAACAATGTCATTGGCATTCTCCCTCTGAGCACACAATAGATATGGCAAAAg AGTTACACATGCTGCACGAAACTTCATCTGGACAATCTGCTGTGATTGGAATACTGTACAAAATTGGAAGACCAGATTCTTTCTTGTCATcg TTAACGGATCATTTAAGAGCCATTTCTGATACCACGGGAGAAGAAAGAGTGGTGGGTGTAGTTGACCCTAGGCAAATCAAAATATTCTACAAGCAGTATTACAGATATATTGGTTCACTGACAATTCCTCCTTGCACCGAGAATGTTTCTTGGACCATC ATACAATCCGTTTCAAAGGAACAAGTTAGATTGCTTCGAGTCGCTGTTCATGAT GAATCAGATACTAACGCAAGGCCACTGCAACTAATAAATAACCGTTAA